One genomic region from Benincasa hispida cultivar B227 unplaced genomic scaffold, ASM972705v1 Contig261, whole genome shotgun sequence encodes:
- the LOC120069154 gene encoding heavy metal-associated isoprenylated plant protein 20-like has product MEVVDLKVCLHCKSCENSIRKTLCKIKGVKCVETNRALNKITVLGYVDRKIVIKEVRKTGRKAEVLASSSCHRPSTPRRRSGRAATAFKCIMPSCFVLKVSS; this is encoded by the exons atgGAG GTTGTTGATTTAAAGGTTTGCTTGCATTGCAAGTCATGCGAAAATTCGATTCGGAAAACTCTTTGCAAAATCAAAG GAGTAAAATGTGTGGAAACGAATAGAGCTCTAAACAAGATCACAGTGTTGGGTTACGTGGATCGTAAGATAGTCATCAAAGAGGTACGAAAGACGGGTAGAAAGGCTGAGGTGTTGGCATCGTCGTCATGCCACCGCCCCTCAACACCACGCCGGAGGAGTGGACGAGCAGCAACTGCTTTCAAATGCATAATGCCATCTTGTTTTGTCTTAAAAGTTTCTAGCTAG